The sequence CATGTGCTGGGGTTATATCAATCAGAGTGTCGATGCGCGGCATGGCTTGATCAGCATGCCGCACGTGTTCAACGGGCAGCACGATATTTATGTGTTCGGTGGCGCGATTACGGCGGGAGCGTCGGTGACGTGGTATCGCGAGCAGTTCTGTCACGCCGAGATCGAGGCGGCGCGCGCGACGCCGCATGGCGATCCGCACCGGTTGCTCGAGGAGTCGGCGGCGAACGTGCCGGCCGGGTCGGATGGGGTGATGTTCCTGCCGTATCTGATGGGCGAGCGGAGTCCGGTGTGGGATGCGAAGGCGAGCGGCGCGTTTGTCGGACTCAGTCTGTTCCATACGCGTGGGCATCTATATCGCGCGGTGTTGGAGGGCGTGTCTTTTGCGCTGAAGCACAACATCGAAGCGGGACGTCAAGGCGCGTTGTCGCTGGATGACAAATTGATCGTCGTGGGCGGCGCCGCGCATTCGGATTTGTGGATGCAGATTATTGCCGACGTGACCGGTTATCCGGTCTATACGATCGAGCAAAATGTCGAGGCGGCAATGGGCGCGGCGTTGCTCGCGGGTGTGGGTGTCGGGTTGGTGTCGCGGGAAGAGGCGCAGGGCGGTTGGGTGACGCTGGTCGAGCGGGCGCAGCCGGACGCGGTGCGGATGGCGCTATATGAACAGCGGTTCGGCATTTATACGGATTTGTATCCGGCGTTGAAGCCGGTCATGCATCGGTTGCAGACATCATGAATGCTACTTTTGATTTTTCTGAGCGGTCGGTTCTCGTTACGGGCGCTTCTAGTGGGATTGGGCGGGCTATCGTCGAGGCTTTGTGTGCTTCTGGCGCGCATGTTGTTGCGGCGGCGCGGAGTGTGAATGAGTTGGCTCGGTTGGCTGAGGAGACGGGTTGTGAGCCGTTGATGCTCGATGTGAGCGACGAAGGTGCTATCGATGAGGCGTTCGAATCGCTTGGGGTGTTCGATGGGCTCGTTAATTGTGCTGGGATTGCTTTGCTCGAACGGGCTGTGGATACCACGGCGGCTAGCTTCGATCGGGTCATGGCGGTGAATGCCCGGGGGGCTGTGCTCGTTGCCAAGCATGTGGCGCTGGGGATGATCGGCGCTAAGCGCGCGGGCAGTATCGTCAACGTTTCTAGTCAAGCTGCGCTTGTGGCTTTGGATGATCATTTGAGTTACTCGGCTTCTAAGGCTGCGCTTGATGCTGTGACTCGTTCTCTATGCGTTGAGTTGGGGGCGTTTGGGATTCGGGTCAATAGCGTGAATCCTACGGTTACTTTGACGCCTATGGCGGTGCTGGCCTGGAGTGATCCCGCTAAGCGTGAGCCTGCTTTGAAGGCTATTCCTCTTGGGCGCTTTGCTGAATCTCGCGAAGTCGCTGCGCCTGTTCTGTTTTTGCTGAGTGAGGCGGCTTCTATGGTTAGTGGGGTTTGTTTGGCTGTTGATGGAGGTTATACCGCCAGGTAGGTTGGGGATTTTGCCTGCGCGGCGATCGGGTGGTTGGCCTTTCCTTGCCTTGTTAGTGGTCTATTAGCGTTGCCCCTGTGCGGGGCGGCACCTACTTCTCTTTGCCGCGGCAAAGAGAAGTAGGCAAGAGAAAGCCGCTCACACCGCTAATTCTTAAGTGGGGCCCCCGCACAGTCTCGGTAGTGGTGCATCTGGAATCTGGGTTCTCGCACACTCCGCGTTCGTGGCACAGCAGTCATTCTTCCGGCGACGCTGCGCGCGCCGTCGCGGTGTTTCTCTTTGGCGGTCGCCAGTTTTGCATTCCATATTCCGGGTTTTTCTTCCTCGCGTATGAAGAGCGCTCGATGTTCTCACGTGTGACGGTGCGGCGGATTTCACTCGCTCGTGACGCTGATGCTCCTGTTCTTCGTCTTCGTGCTCATGACGTGACTCACGCTTATCGCCGTCGTAAATTCTCGGTCGTCACGTCCGCGGCATAGCAACGCGGGAGGCTCTTGCCGCGAATTTCGCGTGTATGTTGATGACCTGTGCGAGTGAGTTGGCGTGTCCCCGCGCGTCGTCAGAAATTTTGACGTTCCTCGGACTCGCACGTTAGCTACTACGTTGCGTCGACTTTGAGGTCTGTGGGAGGGCAAGCACGTTGTCCTTCTGCATTGGCGAGTACAGGTCGCACCTCGTATCACCGTCGGATCGTCATAAAGATCACGCGTTCGTGCTCCTCTGTCGATGCCGCTCGATCGTCAACCGTTCTCCGTATCGCACTTCGAAGATGGCATAGCGCGATAGGGGTAAGGTGTTTTGGAGAATAGACCATGTACGAGAACATGCATCGCTCACTCACTCGGCGTCATTGGGCCATTGCGTTCACCGCGCTATTCGGCGTCACGCTTGTTCATGCTCACGGGCGATTGACTCAACCGGCTTCTCGTATTGTGTTGTGTGTGGAGCGAAAAAACGTCAATTGCAACGTCGATGCATGGCAGGCGAACGCAATGGAGAATGGCAAATTTTTCCCCGCCACACGGGCGGGCCTCGCGGATGTTTTTGCCCCGCAAGATGTGCGTAACGCAGAGCCGCCGAAGGATGGCGAGATTGCCGGAGCGAGTGTGAACGGGCGCATTGCGGTATTGAATGAACAATCCGCGGACCGATGGACGAAGATTCCGGTGCGGGCCAATTCGATTCAAATTTTCAAGTGGGAATATTCGGCGGTGCACGCGACGCGGCGTTGGAACTACTTCATCACGCGTTCCGGCTGGGATCCTGCGAAGCCGTTGACGCGAGCGCAGTTGGACCTATCCGTGATTTTGTGGGCGAGGCATATCATGAAGGATGAAAATCATGGATATGCCGATCATGAAAAAGAAACGTACCGTCGCCTCCCAGGCAGCGGCCCGAGGGCCGCTGCCTGAGCTGCCTGAAGGTCTGCTTGATGAACTGGTGAAGGGTCCGATGACGCCTGTCCAGGTCCAGGACCTGATGCTGGCGTTCAACAAGGCCATCATCGAGCGCGCGATGGGCGCCGAGATGAACATGCATCTGGGCTACCCGCCGGGCCAGCCCAAGCCCGACGGCCAGGCCAACGAACGCAACGGCGCCAGCGGCAAGACGATCATCACCGAGCGCGGCCCCGTCAGGCTCGATCTGCCGCGCGATCGTGAGGGCAGTTTCGCGCCGATCCTGATTCCCAAACACGAGCGCCGTTTCACGGGCTTCGATGAGCGCATCATCGCCATGTACGCCCGCGGCATGAGCGTGCGCGAGATTCAGGCGTTTCTGGCTGAAAGCTATGGCACCGAGGTCTCACCCGACTTCATCAGCTCAGTCACTGACGAAGTGATGGCTGAAACGCTGGCCTGGCAAAACCGCCCGCTCGAGCCGATGTACCCGGTGGTGTTCTTCGACGCGCTACGCGTGAAGATCCGTGGCGACGGCGTGGTGAGCAACAAGGCCGTCTATCTGGCGCTGGGTATCCAGGCCGACGGCCAGCGCGACGTACTCGGCCTGTGGATTGAACAGACCGAGGGCGCGAAGTTCTGGCTCAAGGTGTTCAATGACCTCAAGACCCGCGGTTGCCAGGACATCCTGATCGCGGTGGTGGACGGTCTGAAAGGACTGGCCGAGGCGATCGGGACGGCGTACCCCCGCACAGCGGTGCAGACCTGCATCGTGCATCTGATCCGAAACAGTCTGGAGTACGCCAGCCACAAGGACCGCAAGGCGGTCGCCACGGCGCTGCGACCGATCTATGCAGCCGCGAGCGAACAGGCTGCACAGCAGGCCTTGCAGGACTTCACTGAAGGACCCTGGGGAACGAAGTATCCGACCATCGTGCAATCCTGGCAGCGTGCCTGGGAACACGTCACGCCGTTCTTCGTGTTTCCCCCGGAGATACGCCGGGTCGTTTACACAACAAACGCCATAGAGAGTCTGAACATGCAACTGCGCAAGATCATCAAGACCCGCGGACACTTCCCCAACGACGAGGCCGCCATCAAGCTGCTGTGGCTGGCGCTACGCAACGTGCTGGCAAAGTCCGTGAGAGCGGCATTCGACTGGAAAGCGGCGATGAACCAGTTTGCTATCCTGTTTGGCGAGCGCTTCACGCTCGCACGTGGCTAGAAATCTTTAAACCGCCTCGCACACAAAAATGCGGACAGGTTCGCGCAGTTTGACGAGAAGCCGTTCTGCACGGTCCAGAACGACGGTCAACCCTATTGGAAATTTAATCTGAAGCCTGCTCAACCGACGATACATCAATGCCAATTACCCGATCGCACCGGCTACCAGGTCATCCTCGCGGTCTGGGAAGTCGCGGATACGCAGATGGGCTTTTACCAGGTCGTCGATACGCACTTTACGGATACAAAGGGCAGTCCGGTAATGAGCCCATTCTAGGAACCGAGTGCGAGAGTACGGAAAGCCATGCAAACGACGATGGTGCCGCAACGCGGCCACATCGACCGCGCGCCGCGAGAACAACCGCGAGGGCGCGCGCAGCGCCGCCGGAAGAATGACTGCTGTACCACTGCCGCAAAATGCGCGAGAACCCAGATTCCAGATGTACCACTACCGCGACTGCGCGGGGGCCCCACTTAAGAATTAGCGGTGTGAGCGGCTTTCTCTTGCCTACTTCTCTTTGCCGCGGCAAAGAGAAGTAGGTGCCGCCCCGCACAGGGGCAACGCTAATAGACCACAAGCAAAGCAAGGAAAGGCCAACACCGCAAGCGCGCAACCAACCCGCCGAGCAGCCCAACCCGCCTCCTAAAGCATAGTCCGAACATGCCAAAGTTCAGGAAACAAAACCACATCAAGCATCTTTCGCAGATAGGTAGCCCCACTAGTCCCACCTGTCCCTTGCTTGAACCCAATAATGCGCTCGACGGTAGTCACATGCCGAAACCGCCACTGCCGAAACGCATCTTCAAGATCAACAAGTTCCTCGGCCATCTCATACAGTTCCCAATACTGGGAAGGATTCCGATAAACCTCAAGCCAGGCGGCTTCGACCGAAGCATCATGGACAGTAGGCTGAGTCCAATCCCGCTCCAACCGGGAGGCTGAAATAGGAAACCCCCGCCGCGCCAGCAACCGAACAACCTCATCGTAGAAGGAGGGCGCCTCAAGCGAAGCCTTAACCTCAGCAAAAACCTCAGCCCGATGCGAATGCGGCTTCAGCATCTGCTCATTCTTATTCCCAAGCAGAAACTCAATCTGCCGATACTGATAAGACTGAAACCCGGAAGAACTCCCAAGAAACGGCCGCATAGCCGTGTATTCAGACGGCGTCATCGTGGCAAGAACACTCCACGCCTGGACGAGCTGCTCCATGATCCGCGAAACACGAGCGAGCATCTTGAACGCCGGCGGCAATTCATCGCGATGCACGGCCTGCAGCGCCGCGCGCAGCTCATACAAGGCGAGCTTCATCCACAGCTCACTCGTCTGATGCTGAATGATGAACAGCATCTCATTGTGATCCGGCGACAAGGGATGCTGTGCATCGAGCACTGACCCGAGCGACAGATAGTCGCCGTAACTCATCGATTCCGAGAAATCGAGCTGCGCGTCATGCCAGCCATCGCCTGAAGAGGCCGCAGAAGCAGCAGCACCGGCCGCCACGCCCCCATGCCCAAACGGACACCCCTGCACAGGCTTCTCTTCCGGCAACCCCGGCGTTTGCATATGATCGTTCATCGCCCGCTCCTCAGGTCACCGCGCCGCGAGCGGCAAATTCAGGCGCTCGCCAGGTCTCATGCACGAGCACGTCGCGCAACGTCTCCACGGCGTCCCACACATCCACAAAGCGCGTATACAAAGGCGTAAAACCAAACCGCAACACACGCGGCTCGCGATAATCGCCGATCACCCCACGCGCGATCAACGCCTGCATCACCTCATACCCATGCGGATGCTCGAAGCTCGCATGCGAACCCCGCTGCGCATGCTCGCGCGGCGTGACGAGTGTCAGCGGAAACTCGCCGCAACGCGCTTCAACCAGTTCGATGAACAGATCGGTCAACGCCAGCGACTTGCGACGAATCGCCTGCATATCGGTTTGCAAAAACACATCGAGTCCGCACTCGACCAGCGACATCGAGATCATCGGCTGCGTGCCGCACAAAAAGCGGCCGATGCCGTCATCCGGCCGATACGCCGGGTCCATCTCGAACGGCGCGCGATGCCCCCACCAGCCGGACAGCGGCTGCGTGAAATCGTTTTGATGACGCTTGGACACCCACGCGAATGCCGGCGAACCCGGCCCGCCATTCAGATACTTGTACGTGCAACCCACCGCATAGTCAG is a genomic window of Paraburkholderia bryophila containing:
- a CDS encoding SDR family oxidoreductase, with translation MNATFDFSERSVLVTGASSGIGRAIVEALCASGAHVVAAARSVNELARLAEETGCEPLMLDVSDEGAIDEAFESLGVFDGLVNCAGIALLERAVDTTAASFDRVMAVNARGAVLVAKHVALGMIGAKRAGSIVNVSSQAALVALDDHLSYSASKAALDAVTRSLCVELGAFGIRVNSVNPTVTLTPMAVLAWSDPAKREPALKAIPLGRFAESREVAAPVLFLLSEAASMVSGVCLAVDGGYTAR
- a CDS encoding lytic polysaccharide monooxygenase; the encoded protein is MYENMHRSLTRRHWAIAFTALFGVTLVHAHGRLTQPASRIVLCVERKNVNCNVDAWQANAMENGKFFPATRAGLADVFAPQDVRNAEPPKDGEIAGASVNGRIAVLNEQSADRWTKIPVRANSIQIFKWEYSAVHATRRWNYFITRSGWDPAKPLTRAQLDLSVILWARHIMKDENHGYADHEKETYRRLPGSGPRAAA
- a CDS encoding IS256 family transposase, with product MPIMKKKRTVASQAAARGPLPELPEGLLDELVKGPMTPVQVQDLMLAFNKAIIERAMGAEMNMHLGYPPGQPKPDGQANERNGASGKTIITERGPVRLDLPRDREGSFAPILIPKHERRFTGFDERIIAMYARGMSVREIQAFLAESYGTEVSPDFISSVTDEVMAETLAWQNRPLEPMYPVVFFDALRVKIRGDGVVSNKAVYLALGIQADGQRDVLGLWIEQTEGAKFWLKVFNDLKTRGCQDILIAVVDGLKGLAEAIGTAYPRTAVQTCIVHLIRNSLEYASHKDRKAVATALRPIYAAASEQAAQQALQDFTEGPWGTKYPTIVQSWQRAWEHVTPFFVFPPEIRRVVYTTNAIESLNMQLRKIIKTRGHFPNDEAAIKLLWLALRNVLAKSVRAAFDWKAAMNQFAILFGERFTLARG
- the kynA gene encoding tryptophan 2,3-dioxygenase, translated to MNDHMQTPGLPEEKPVQGCPFGHGGVAAGAAASAASSGDGWHDAQLDFSESMSYGDYLSLGSVLDAQHPLSPDHNEMLFIIQHQTSELWMKLALYELRAALQAVHRDELPPAFKMLARVSRIMEQLVQAWSVLATMTPSEYTAMRPFLGSSSGFQSYQYRQIEFLLGNKNEQMLKPHSHRAEVFAEVKASLEAPSFYDEVVRLLARRGFPISASRLERDWTQPTVHDASVEAAWLEVYRNPSQYWELYEMAEELVDLEDAFRQWRFRHVTTVERIIGFKQGTGGTSGATYLRKMLDVVLFPELWHVRTML